Proteins co-encoded in one Pseudarthrobacter chlorophenolicus A6 genomic window:
- the prpB gene encoding methylisocitrate lyase, whose translation MLYSKTTPEQKRVKLRELLGSGTVQQFPGAFNPLSARLIEEKGFAGVYISGAVLANDLGLPDIGLTTLTEVATRAGQIARMTDLPAIVDADTGFGEPMNVARSIQELENAGLAGCHIEDQFNPKRCGHLDGKNVVDLDTAAKRIRAAADARRDPNFLIMARTDIRAVEGLEAAQDRARALVEAGADAIFPEAMKDLSEFQAIRDAVDVPILANMTEFGKSDLFTVEQLQSVGVNMVIYPVTLLRIAMGAAERTLETIKATGSQEAQVENMLTRARLYDLVDYEAYNRFDTGVFNFQIPGVR comes from the coding sequence ATGCTCTACTCCAAGACCACGCCCGAACAAAAGCGGGTGAAACTCCGGGAGCTGCTTGGTTCCGGCACCGTCCAGCAGTTCCCGGGAGCGTTCAATCCCCTCTCGGCCCGGCTGATCGAGGAGAAAGGCTTCGCGGGCGTCTACATCTCCGGCGCCGTCCTGGCCAACGACCTTGGATTGCCGGACATCGGGCTGACCACCCTCACCGAAGTGGCCACCCGCGCCGGGCAGATCGCCCGCATGACCGACCTTCCCGCCATCGTGGACGCTGACACCGGCTTCGGCGAACCGATGAACGTTGCCCGCAGCATCCAGGAACTCGAAAACGCCGGCCTGGCCGGCTGCCACATCGAAGACCAGTTCAACCCCAAGCGGTGCGGCCACCTGGACGGCAAGAACGTGGTTGACCTGGACACCGCCGCCAAGCGCATCCGGGCCGCTGCCGATGCCCGGCGCGACCCCAACTTCCTCATCATGGCCCGCACCGACATCCGTGCGGTGGAAGGGCTCGAAGCCGCGCAGGACCGCGCCCGCGCACTGGTGGAGGCCGGTGCCGACGCCATCTTCCCGGAGGCCATGAAGGACCTGTCCGAGTTCCAGGCCATCCGGGATGCCGTGGACGTGCCGATCCTCGCCAATATGACCGAGTTCGGAAAGAGCGACCTGTTTACGGTGGAACAGCTGCAGTCCGTGGGCGTCAACATGGTGATCTACCCGGTCACCCTGCTGCGCATTGCCATGGGAGCTGCAGAGCGTACGCTGGAAACGATCAAGGCAACAGGATCACAGGAAGCACAGGTGGAGAACATGCTCACCCGTGCGCGTCTCTATGACCTCGTGGACTACGAGGCGTATAACCGCTTCGATACCGGCGTTTTCAACTTCCAGATTCCCGGCGTCCGGTAG
- the recN gene encoding DNA repair protein RecN: MLEELRIRDLGVITDATLPLGPGLSVVTGETGAGKTMVVTAVGLLLGARSDAGAVRSGAKSATAEAVLKLDAGHPAVVRALEAGADAEEFDGGAELILARRLGADGRSRAFLGGRAAPVGVLAEIGETLVVVHGQTDQIRLKGAAAQRGALDKFAGETLAGPLGAYQGLYTHWKASQAELDSLRSAARDRLREAESLQTALVEIDEVDPQPGEDGQLKAEAVKLANVEELRIAASTAHQALIAEDFGEAGDATTLVDAAKRTLEQVAEHDAELGSAAARLAEVGFLLNDIATDLASYQAGLDTEGPERLAEIEDRRGALAKLVRKYAPTIDEVLEWAEKARARHDELQDDSSRIESLDAEVARAEADLAKQAAAISKIRAKAAKDLSARVSAELKALAMADATLVINLEPAGQLGPHGADDIAFLLQPHSGAPARPLGKGASGGELSRVMLAIEVVLAAVDPVPTFVFDEVDAGVGGRAAVEIGRRLAMLARHVQVLVVTHLPQVAAFADQHITVTKTSVRGADGGTATGFTSSDVRLLDGTERVRELARMLAGQEDSESAQAHAQELLDDAKLLPQRG; the protein is encoded by the coding sequence ATGCTTGAAGAACTGAGAATCCGCGACCTGGGCGTCATTACCGACGCAACCCTGCCGCTGGGCCCCGGCCTCAGCGTGGTGACCGGCGAAACCGGCGCCGGCAAGACCATGGTGGTCACCGCCGTCGGCCTGCTGCTCGGTGCACGCTCGGATGCGGGCGCCGTCCGCAGCGGGGCTAAGAGTGCCACCGCTGAAGCGGTCCTGAAGCTCGACGCCGGCCACCCCGCCGTAGTCCGCGCGCTTGAGGCGGGCGCCGACGCTGAAGAGTTCGACGGCGGCGCGGAACTGATCCTGGCACGCCGCCTCGGTGCCGATGGCCGGAGCCGCGCATTCCTGGGCGGCCGCGCGGCGCCCGTCGGTGTCCTGGCTGAAATCGGCGAGACCCTGGTGGTGGTCCATGGGCAGACCGACCAGATCCGGCTCAAGGGCGCTGCAGCCCAACGCGGTGCGCTGGACAAGTTCGCCGGTGAAACGCTGGCCGGCCCGCTCGGCGCCTACCAGGGGCTCTACACCCACTGGAAGGCCAGCCAGGCAGAGCTGGACAGCCTGCGCAGCGCCGCCCGGGACAGGCTCCGCGAAGCCGAGTCCCTGCAGACAGCCCTGGTGGAGATCGACGAGGTGGATCCGCAGCCGGGGGAGGACGGGCAGCTGAAGGCCGAGGCCGTGAAACTCGCCAACGTCGAGGAGCTGCGGATCGCCGCCAGCACCGCGCACCAGGCCCTGATCGCGGAGGACTTCGGCGAAGCCGGCGATGCCACCACCCTGGTGGATGCGGCCAAGCGAACGCTCGAACAGGTGGCGGAGCACGACGCCGAGCTCGGATCGGCCGCCGCCCGGCTCGCGGAAGTGGGCTTCCTGCTTAATGACATCGCCACGGACCTGGCCAGCTACCAGGCGGGCCTCGACACGGAAGGCCCTGAGCGGCTTGCCGAAATCGAGGACCGCCGCGGTGCCCTGGCGAAGCTGGTGCGCAAGTACGCACCCACCATCGACGAAGTGCTGGAATGGGCGGAGAAGGCCCGGGCCCGCCACGACGAACTGCAGGACGACTCCTCGCGGATTGAGTCCCTGGACGCCGAGGTGGCACGTGCGGAGGCTGACCTGGCCAAGCAGGCGGCCGCCATCAGTAAGATCCGTGCCAAGGCTGCCAAGGACCTGTCAGCCCGGGTCAGTGCGGAGCTCAAGGCACTGGCCATGGCGGATGCCACGCTGGTGATCAACCTTGAGCCCGCCGGGCAGCTGGGACCACACGGGGCCGACGACATCGCGTTCCTGCTGCAGCCGCATTCCGGTGCCCCCGCCCGGCCGCTGGGCAAGGGCGCATCCGGAGGTGAGCTCTCGCGCGTCATGCTGGCCATTGAGGTGGTGCTCGCCGCCGTGGACCCCGTTCCCACGTTCGTCTTCGACGAGGTGGACGCCGGAGTGGGCGGACGCGCTGCCGTCGAGATCGGCCGCCGCCTCGCCATGCTGGCCCGCCACGTCCAGGTGCTGGTGGTGACGCACCTGCCACAGGTGGCAGCCTTCGCGGACCAGCACATCACCGTGACCAAAACCTCAGTCCGGGGGGCCGACGGCGGCACCGCCACCGGGTTCACGTCCAGTGATGTGCGCCTCCTCGACGGGACGGAACGGGTCCGGGAACTGGCCCGGATGCTGGCGGGCCAGGAGGACTCCGAATCGGCCCAGGCGCACGCCCAGGAGCTGCTTGACGACGCCAAACTCCTGCCGCAGCGCGGCTGA
- a CDS encoding TlyA family RNA methyltransferase, which produces MPVRLDQALVARGLARSRTHAAALIAEGKVSSGGKVLAKASLQVDEGRDLAVEHDDQDTYASRAGHKLAGALDAFPGVTARGKRCLDAGASTGGFTDVLLRRGAAHVVAVDVGHGQLVPHLRSDPRVAVHEGMNVRYMVPEDIGGPAALTVADLSFISLTLVVQALAACTEPGGDLVLMVKPQFEIGKDRLGRTGVVTSERERRLAVHKVAMAALDAGLDLHGLAVSPLPGQDGNVEYFLWIRRRITQDLPKIEEREAAAAALLGQIWPKH; this is translated from the coding sequence ATGCCGGTACGCCTCGACCAGGCCCTGGTGGCCCGGGGCCTTGCCAGGTCCCGGACGCACGCCGCCGCCCTCATCGCAGAAGGCAAGGTCAGCTCCGGCGGCAAAGTCCTCGCCAAAGCGTCGCTGCAGGTTGACGAAGGCAGGGATCTCGCCGTCGAACACGACGACCAGGACACGTACGCGAGCCGTGCCGGCCATAAACTGGCCGGCGCCCTCGACGCCTTCCCGGGTGTCACGGCCCGGGGAAAGCGGTGCCTGGACGCCGGTGCGTCCACCGGCGGCTTCACCGACGTCCTGCTCCGGCGGGGCGCGGCACACGTGGTGGCTGTCGACGTCGGGCACGGCCAACTGGTGCCCCACCTCCGCAGCGATCCGCGCGTCGCCGTCCACGAGGGCATGAACGTCAGGTACATGGTGCCGGAGGACATCGGTGGTCCGGCAGCCCTGACCGTCGCGGACCTCTCCTTCATCTCCCTCACCCTGGTGGTGCAGGCCCTGGCCGCCTGCACGGAACCGGGCGGCGACTTGGTGCTCATGGTCAAACCGCAGTTCGAAATCGGCAAGGACCGCCTGGGCAGGACCGGCGTCGTCACCTCGGAACGGGAGCGGCGGCTCGCGGTGCACAAGGTGGCCATGGCAGCGCTCGACGCCGGGCTGGACCTGCACGGGCTGGCGGTGAGTCCGCTGCCGGGCCAGGACGGAAACGTCGAATACTTCCTGTGGATAAGACGCAGGATCACCCAAGACTTGCCTAAGATCGAAGAGCGGGAGGCGGCAGCGGCCGCCTTGCTCGGACAAATCTGGCCGAAACACTAG
- the xerD gene encoding site-specific tyrosine recombinase XerD, translated as MGPGPSAGMAPPAATTVAEVPDSKTSETDAPDSKAPQTKAPEPVQAAAAPTKIDRGVTDYLQHMGVERGLAANTLAAYRRDLARYSRYLAGTGCQQPGDITRHHVTGFVRALSDGSDGGTALGVRSAARTVVAVRGLHKFWALEGHTASDPASEVHPPMAGKRLPKAITVDEVTRILEAAGTDTATGLRDRALLEFLYSTGARISEAVGLDVDDISLAGDDTEQGPAIVRLFGKGSKERLVPLGSYGARALEAYLVRGRPLLAAKGKGTPALFLNARGGRISRQSAWTILKVAAEKANITRDVSPHTLRHSFATHLLEGGADVRVVQELLGHASVTTTQVYTLVTADTLREVYAAAHPRALG; from the coding sequence ATGGGTCCGGGTCCGTCCGCCGGGATGGCGCCGCCGGCGGCAACCACGGTGGCCGAAGTGCCGGACTCAAAAACATCGGAAACCGATGCGCCGGACTCCAAAGCACCGCAGACCAAGGCGCCGGAACCAGTGCAGGCTGCCGCCGCACCCACGAAGATTGACCGCGGGGTGACGGATTACCTGCAGCACATGGGCGTTGAACGTGGCCTGGCAGCCAACACCCTGGCCGCGTACCGCAGGGACCTCGCCCGCTACTCCCGCTATCTGGCCGGCACCGGCTGCCAGCAGCCCGGGGACATCACCCGGCACCACGTGACGGGTTTCGTGCGCGCCCTCTCGGACGGATCCGACGGCGGTACTGCCCTGGGGGTGCGGTCCGCCGCGAGGACCGTGGTGGCCGTCCGGGGCCTGCATAAGTTCTGGGCACTGGAGGGGCATACGGCGTCGGACCCGGCCAGCGAGGTCCATCCGCCCATGGCCGGCAAGCGGCTGCCCAAGGCCATCACCGTGGACGAGGTCACCAGGATCCTGGAAGCGGCGGGCACTGACACGGCCACTGGGCTCCGGGACCGTGCGCTGCTCGAATTCCTATACTCCACGGGTGCCAGGATCAGCGAAGCCGTGGGGCTGGACGTTGACGATATTTCGCTGGCGGGCGATGACACGGAACAGGGGCCGGCCATCGTCCGCCTCTTTGGGAAGGGCTCCAAGGAGCGGCTGGTGCCGCTGGGGTCCTATGGCGCGAGGGCACTGGAAGCGTACCTCGTGCGCGGCCGTCCGCTGCTGGCCGCGAAGGGCAAGGGGACGCCGGCGCTGTTCCTCAACGCCCGCGGCGGCAGGATCAGCCGCCAAAGCGCCTGGACCATCCTGAAGGTGGCCGCAGAGAAAGCCAACATCACCCGGGACGTTTCCCCGCACACGCTCAGGCACTCCTTCGCCACCCACCTCCTCGAAGGCGGCGCGGACGTGCGGGTGGTCCAGGAACTCCTGGGCCACGCCTCGGTGACCACCACCCAGGTGTACACGCTGGTGACCGCCGATACGCTCCGTGAGGTTTACGCAGCCGCCCACCCCCGGGCACTGGGCTGA
- a CDS encoding CTP synthase yields the protein MIGSNSVVQRSNSRVNSRFPGSSKTTKHIFVTGGVASSLGKGLTASSLGHLLRARGLSVTMQKLDPYLNVDPGTMNPFQHGEVFVTDDGAETDLDIGHYERFLDENLEGSANVTTGQVYSTVIAKERRGEYLGDTVQVIPHITDEIKRRMRLPAEGKNAPDVIITEIGGTVGDIESQPFLESARQVRQDVGRGNVFFVHVSLVPYIGPSQELKTKPTQHSVAALRSIGIQPEAIVIRSDREIPEAMRAKIGRMCDVDLEAVIGCPDAPSIYDIPKTLHTQGLDSYIVRALDLPFKDVDWTSWDRLLEAVHNPRHHVEIALVGKYIDLPDAYLSVTEALRAGGFANETKVKIRWVPSDECETREGAVKALDGVDAICVPGGFGIRGLEGKLGALKFARETKLPVLGLCLGLQCMVIEYARNVVGLEGASSSEFEPDSKYPVIATMEEQLEFVEGGGDLGGTMRLGLYEAKLDEGSVIAGTYGKTTVSERHRHRYEVNNKYRDQIAAEGLVFSGTSPDGKLVEFVELPAEVHPYYVATQAHPELSSRPTRPHPLFAGLIKAALDHQGANADTAAAVTAGAPESGTVAAK from the coding sequence ATGATAGGCTCGAATTCCGTGGTGCAGCGATCAAATTCCCGTGTAAATTCCCGGTTCCCGGGCTCATCCAAGACGACCAAGCACATCTTCGTGACCGGTGGTGTGGCGTCCTCGCTGGGTAAGGGGCTGACGGCTTCGAGCCTCGGCCACCTGCTGCGGGCACGCGGCCTGTCTGTGACAATGCAGAAGCTCGATCCCTACCTGAACGTGGATCCGGGCACGATGAACCCCTTCCAGCACGGCGAGGTCTTCGTCACTGACGACGGCGCCGAGACGGACCTGGACATCGGGCACTACGAGCGGTTCCTCGACGAGAACCTCGAGGGCTCAGCGAACGTCACCACCGGACAGGTCTACTCCACGGTGATCGCCAAGGAGCGCCGCGGCGAGTACCTCGGCGACACCGTCCAGGTCATCCCGCACATCACTGACGAAATCAAGCGCCGGATGCGCCTGCCGGCCGAGGGCAAGAACGCCCCGGACGTCATCATCACCGAAATCGGCGGCACCGTTGGCGATATCGAATCCCAGCCGTTCCTCGAATCGGCCCGCCAGGTCCGCCAGGACGTGGGCCGCGGCAACGTCTTCTTCGTCCACGTGTCCCTGGTCCCGTACATCGGACCGTCCCAGGAACTGAAGACCAAGCCCACCCAGCACTCGGTAGCGGCCCTGCGTTCCATCGGTATCCAGCCCGAAGCCATCGTGATCCGGTCGGACCGCGAAATTCCCGAAGCCATGCGCGCCAAGATCGGCCGGATGTGCGACGTTGACCTTGAAGCCGTCATTGGCTGCCCGGATGCGCCCAGCATCTACGACATCCCCAAGACCCTGCACACCCAGGGCCTGGACTCCTACATCGTCCGTGCCCTGGACCTGCCGTTCAAGGACGTCGACTGGACCAGCTGGGACCGTCTGCTGGAAGCAGTGCACAACCCGCGGCACCACGTCGAGATCGCCCTTGTGGGCAAGTACATCGACCTGCCGGACGCCTACCTGTCGGTCACCGAGGCCCTGCGCGCCGGCGGCTTTGCCAACGAAACCAAGGTCAAGATCCGTTGGGTCCCCTCGGACGAATGCGAAACCCGTGAGGGCGCGGTCAAGGCGCTCGACGGCGTCGACGCCATCTGCGTCCCGGGCGGCTTCGGCATCCGCGGCCTCGAAGGCAAGCTGGGCGCCCTGAAGTTCGCCCGCGAGACCAAGCTGCCGGTGCTCGGCCTGTGCCTCGGCCTGCAGTGCATGGTCATCGAGTACGCCCGCAACGTCGTCGGCCTGGAAGGTGCATCCTCGAGCGAGTTTGAGCCGGACTCCAAGTACCCGGTCATCGCCACCATGGAAGAGCAGCTGGAGTTCGTCGAGGGCGGCGGTGACCTGGGCGGCACCATGCGCCTGGGCCTGTATGAGGCCAAGCTCGACGAAGGCTCGGTCATTGCCGGAACCTACGGCAAGACCACCGTCAGTGAACGCCACCGCCACCGTTACGAGGTCAACAACAAATACCGCGACCAGATCGCCGCTGAAGGGCTCGTCTTCTCCGGTACCTCCCCGGACGGCAAGCTCGTGGAGTTCGTAGAACTTCCGGCCGAGGTCCACCCGTACTACGTGGCCACCCAGGCGCACCCGGAACTGAGTTCGCGCCCCACGCGTCCGCACCCACTGTTCGCCGGCCTGATCAAGGCGGCCCTGGACCACCAGGGCGCCAACGCCGACACGGCCGCAGCCGTAACCGCCGGCGCTCCGGAGTCCGGTACGGTAGCGGCTAAGTAG
- a CDS encoding 8-oxo-dGTP diphosphatase: MTAAAVTLCFLLRDGADGTQVLLGLKQTGFGRGKIVGIGGHVEPGETSVQAVIREVLEETGVVLQQGDLTDAGAVHFVFPARPEWDMETTLFTARTWTGDPQPSDEILPEWFRVDTLPVDRMWQDADHWLPVVLEGGTVNVVVTMDADNESVASSRSVLP; the protein is encoded by the coding sequence ATGACCGCAGCCGCTGTGACCCTCTGCTTCCTGCTACGCGACGGTGCCGACGGCACGCAGGTCCTCCTGGGCCTGAAGCAGACCGGCTTCGGCAGGGGCAAGATCGTGGGCATCGGCGGGCACGTCGAGCCGGGGGAGACCAGCGTGCAGGCCGTAATCCGGGAAGTCCTGGAGGAAACGGGGGTGGTGCTGCAGCAGGGGGACCTGACGGATGCGGGAGCTGTGCACTTCGTGTTTCCCGCCAGGCCGGAGTGGGACATGGAGACCACCCTTTTCACGGCCCGCACCTGGACCGGTGACCCGCAGCCCAGCGACGAGATCCTGCCCGAATGGTTTCGGGTGGATACCCTGCCGGTGGACCGGATGTGGCAGGACGCTGACCACTGGCTGCCCGTGGTGCTCGAAGGCGGCACGGTCAATGTCGTGGTCACCATGGATGCCGACAACGAATCCGTCGCCTCGTCCCGCAGCGTCCTTCCCTAG
- a CDS encoding bifunctional 2-methylcitrate synthase/citrate synthase — protein MADEDIKKGLAGVVVDYTAVSKVNPDTNSLLYRGYPVQELAARCSFEEVAYLLWNGELPAERELAEFTARERAGRALDPVVKQVIDALPVTSHPMDVCRTAASVMGARHPQAEDSSREANMAKAVDLFAAMPAVVAYDQRRRHGQDLVEPREDLGYSANFLWMTFGEEQVPEVVEAFNVSMILYAEHSFNASTFTARVITSTLSDLHSAVTGAIGALKGPLHGGANEAVMHTFDEIGIRQEESLEEAAARAKAWMEDALANKKKVMGFGHRVYKHGDSRVPTMKAALDKMIAHYGRPELLGLYNGLETAMDEAKAIKPNLDYPAGPTYHLMGFDTATFTPLFVASRITGWTAHIMEQLDSNSLIRPLSEYIGPEERHLP, from the coding sequence ATGGCTGATGAAGATATCAAAAAGGGCCTGGCCGGCGTCGTGGTGGACTACACCGCCGTCTCCAAGGTCAACCCGGACACGAACTCCCTGCTGTACCGCGGCTACCCCGTCCAGGAACTGGCCGCCAGGTGCAGCTTCGAGGAAGTGGCCTACCTGCTGTGGAACGGTGAACTGCCTGCCGAAAGGGAGCTGGCGGAGTTCACGGCGAGGGAGCGCGCCGGGCGTGCGCTTGACCCGGTGGTCAAGCAGGTCATCGATGCGTTGCCGGTGACCTCCCACCCCATGGATGTGTGCCGGACCGCGGCCTCCGTGATGGGTGCCCGGCACCCGCAGGCAGAGGACTCCTCACGCGAGGCCAACATGGCCAAAGCCGTGGACCTGTTCGCCGCCATGCCGGCGGTAGTGGCCTACGACCAGCGCCGCCGCCACGGCCAGGACCTGGTGGAACCGCGTGAGGACCTTGGCTATTCGGCCAATTTCCTGTGGATGACTTTCGGCGAGGAACAGGTGCCCGAGGTGGTGGAGGCTTTCAACGTCTCGATGATCCTCTACGCCGAGCACTCCTTCAACGCCTCAACCTTCACTGCACGGGTCATCACCTCTACGCTGTCCGACCTGCACTCCGCCGTCACAGGAGCCATTGGAGCCCTGAAGGGTCCGCTGCACGGCGGGGCGAACGAGGCCGTAATGCACACCTTCGACGAGATCGGCATCCGGCAGGAGGAGTCCCTCGAGGAAGCGGCAGCCCGAGCGAAGGCCTGGATGGAGGATGCCCTGGCGAACAAGAAGAAAGTCATGGGCTTCGGCCACCGCGTCTACAAACACGGCGATTCCCGGGTGCCCACCATGAAAGCCGCCCTGGACAAGATGATTGCCCACTACGGCCGGCCCGAACTGCTGGGGCTGTACAACGGCCTGGAAACGGCAATGGATGAGGCCAAGGCCATCAAACCGAACCTCGACTACCCGGCCGGGCCCACGTACCACCTGATGGGCTTCGACACCGCCACCTTCACACCCCTGTTCGTGGCCAGCCGCATCACCGGCTGGACAGCACACATCATGGAACAACTCGACTCCAACTCGCTGATCCGTCCCCTGAGTGAGTACATCGGCCCGGAAGAGCGGCACCTGCCCTAG
- a CDS encoding NUDIX domain-containing protein — MPGTPETTPAARQVSDAPSPRRLLRTEKVYEGRIWDVVSDTFQLQDTGDALTRDYIDHPGAVAVLPMNAQGEILLLKQYRHPVGMDLWEVPAGLLDVEGEDFVAGAARELAEEADLAAGTWNVLADVFNSPGSSSEAIRIYLAQDLTEVPHAERHERTDEEAEIEFHWISLDEAVASVLAGRLHNPSAVVGILAAAAARADGYAGLRPADAPWPAHPSQR, encoded by the coding sequence ATGCCCGGTACACCTGAAACCACCCCTGCAGCCAGGCAGGTTTCGGATGCACCGAGCCCACGCCGTCTTTTGCGTACCGAGAAGGTTTACGAGGGCCGGATCTGGGACGTGGTCAGTGACACCTTCCAGCTCCAGGACACCGGCGACGCCCTCACCCGCGACTACATCGACCACCCCGGTGCCGTCGCTGTCCTGCCCATGAACGCGCAGGGCGAAATCCTCCTGCTCAAGCAGTACCGGCACCCTGTAGGGATGGACCTGTGGGAAGTCCCGGCCGGCCTGCTGGACGTTGAAGGCGAAGACTTTGTGGCGGGCGCCGCCCGTGAGCTCGCCGAGGAAGCGGACCTCGCCGCAGGAACGTGGAACGTCCTGGCAGACGTGTTCAACTCACCCGGATCCTCCAGCGAGGCCATCCGCATCTACCTGGCCCAGGACCTCACCGAGGTCCCGCATGCCGAGCGGCACGAGCGGACTGACGAGGAAGCCGAAATCGAATTCCACTGGATCAGCCTGGACGAGGCCGTAGCGTCCGTCCTGGCAGGCCGGCTGCACAACCCGTCGGCCGTCGTCGGGATCCTCGCAGCCGCGGCCGCCCGGGCAGACGGGTACGCCGGGCTCCGCCCCGCCGACGCACCCTGGCCCGCCCACCCCAGCCAGCGCTGA
- a CDS encoding NAD kinase: MSRRVLVLAHTGREESLKAAWEACALLHASGIVPVMQESELDDMERFFGHLAQPVEVLHDHVSLPEVELVMVLGGDGTILRAAELVREVDVPLLGVNLGHVGFLAESERADLAQTVEWIASRDYTVEERMTIDVQVWVRGQKIWHTWALNEAAIEKANRERMLEVVTEVDERPLTSFGSDGIVMATPTGSTAYAFSAGGPVVWPEVEALVIVPISAHALFAKPLVVSPRSKLAVEVLGRTEAQGVLWCDGRRSVDLPPGARVEVTKSATPVRLARTHQTPFSARLVRKFELPIHGWRGPVPKASAVHTGPIPVVRTPRPMQPLQVPHNQEPQAGRPQAGSDPSTAE; encoded by the coding sequence ATGAGCAGGCGTGTACTGGTCCTTGCCCATACCGGCCGCGAGGAATCGCTGAAGGCCGCCTGGGAGGCCTGTGCGCTCCTGCATGCCTCGGGCATTGTGCCCGTCATGCAGGAGTCCGAACTGGACGACATGGAGCGGTTCTTCGGGCACCTTGCCCAGCCCGTCGAAGTCCTCCACGACCATGTGAGCCTGCCTGAGGTGGAACTGGTGATGGTCCTCGGCGGCGACGGCACCATCCTGCGCGCAGCCGAGCTGGTCCGCGAAGTGGACGTCCCGCTGCTGGGGGTCAACCTCGGCCATGTGGGCTTCCTGGCCGAGAGTGAGCGTGCAGACCTGGCCCAGACGGTGGAATGGATCGCAAGCCGCGATTACACCGTGGAAGAGCGGATGACCATCGATGTCCAGGTTTGGGTCCGGGGCCAGAAAATCTGGCACACCTGGGCACTGAACGAGGCCGCCATCGAGAAAGCCAACCGGGAACGGATGCTGGAGGTGGTCACTGAAGTGGACGAACGCCCACTGACCTCGTTCGGCTCGGACGGCATTGTGATGGCCACCCCCACGGGGTCCACCGCCTACGCTTTCTCTGCCGGCGGCCCTGTGGTCTGGCCGGAGGTGGAAGCGCTGGTCATCGTCCCCATCAGCGCCCACGCCCTGTTCGCCAAACCACTGGTGGTTTCGCCCCGGTCGAAGCTCGCGGTCGAGGTCCTGGGCCGCACCGAGGCCCAGGGCGTCCTGTGGTGTGACGGCCGCCGGTCCGTGGACCTTCCGCCGGGCGCCCGGGTGGAAGTCACCAAGTCGGCAACCCCCGTGCGGCTGGCCCGCACGCACCAGACGCCCTTCTCGGCCCGGCTGGTCCGCAAGTTCGAGCTGCCCATCCACGGCTGGCGGGGGCCGGTGCCCAAGGCCAGTGCGGTCCATACGGGGCCCATCCCCGTGGTCCGCACGCCACGGCCCATGCAGCCGCTGCAGGTGCCCCACAACCAAGAGCCGCAGGCCGGCCGTCCCCAAGCCGGATCTGATCCGTCGACTGCGGAGTGA